A window from Pichia kudriavzevii chromosome 5, complete sequence encodes these proteins:
- a CDS encoding uncharacterized protein (PKUD0E04090; similar to Saccharomyces cerevisiae YLR023C (IZH3); ancestral locus Anc_5.197): MDSGVLKNRNEKSTPISRDNNASTESTHEIKPDDVIIKSNPDVERLEMMEKLVLTKIDKLLGKFELKLSNMEKYLEQSAVDVENTASTILSYTPSYSNLVSTLKSIKGYLQKNQQHSLHPLTKIIDDYYEQEKQPKGEDKKHSLDEKAHSTLANSTQTFQEYKQQLFYAIQVLNARLTDFEKHHNLPPLNTHPSERLIALKETLYNYDVALTTSKKRHLTFYELPFQWRENKYIIYGYRFATSHFSAMTSWLHWHNETVNIWTHLLGSAYMVYLGLVHFPQSEHFQTYAASLSDKAVMYLFISSSIICMMFSVFWHSYANIGFVTTRSKFACFDYSGIVILISSSIISTEHISLKGHLKLKLLFMGFSSIAGIVGIIMAWHPYFDRPESRILRILFFISLSFLGVVAFSCSCFFHSIQYCLNLFFPLLFSFVWYLSGVVFYGSFFPECCRTDVEVDNFEISDETIMQLDREGKFLEYLHKQPVKTCNHGITSLWWIDWIGNSHNLWHLFVIGGVLGHYKALLDMFKYGYEHQ; encoded by the coding sequence ATGGACAGCGGTGTTCTAAAGAACAGAAATGAGAAGTCAACTCCTATTTCGAGGGATAATAACGCTTCTACTGAGAGTACACACGAAATCAAACCAGATGATGTTATAATCAAGTCAAATCCCGATGTCGAAAGACTAGAAATGATGGAAAAGTTGGTTTTGACCAAGATAGACAAGCTACTGGGcaaatttgaattgaagCTATCGAACATGGAGAAGTATCTTGAACAGTCGGCCGtggatgttgaaaatactGCCAGCACAATACTATCGTACACGCCTTCGTATTCCAACTTGGTCAGTACCTTGAAATCCATTAAAGGCTACCTTCAAAAGAACCAGCAGCATAGCTTGCATCCGTTGACGAAAATAATAGACGATTATTATgaacaagagaaacagCCAAAGGGTGAGGACAAGAAACATTCCCTTGATGAGAAAGCTCATAGTACCCTGGCAAACAGCACCCAAACTTTCCAGGAATATAAACAACAGCTGTTCTATGCCATTCAAGTCTTGAACGCCCGTTTAACGGATTTCGAGAAACACCATAATTTACCACCGTTGAATACACATCCAAGTGAACGTTTGATTGCATTAAAGGAGACACTCTATAACTATGACGTTGCGTTGACAACCTCGAAGAAAAGACATTTGACTTTTTATGAGCTTCCATTCCAATGGAGAGAAAACAAGTACATAATTTATGGGTACAGGTTTGCCACTAGTCACTTCTCAGCAATGACATCGTGGTTACATTGGCACAATGAAACCGTAAATATCTGGACTCATTTGTTAGGTTCTGCTTACATGGTCTACCTCGGTTTGGTCCACTTCCCCCAATCTGAGCATTTCCAAACTTATGCAGCAAGTTTGAGTGATAAGGCGGTCATGTATCTCTTCATTTCATCCTCGATTATTTGTATGAtgttttcagttttctGGCATTCTTATGCTAATATTGGATTCGTGACAACGCGGTCCAAGTTTGCATGTTTCGATTATAGTGGTATTGTTATATTGATATCTTCCTCAATTATTTCAACTGAACATATCTCCTTAAAGGGCCActtaaaattgaaactgCTATTTATGGGATTCTCATCGATAGCTGGTATAGTTGGAATCATAATGGCTTGGCACCCTTATTTTGATCGGCCAGAATCAAGAATATTGAGAATCTTGTTCTTCATCTCATTGTCGTTCTTGGGTGTTGttgcattttcatgttcTTGCTTTTTTCATTCTATCCAGTATTGCTTGAATTTGTTCTTTCCTTtgctattttcatttgtttggTACCTTTCAGGTGTTGTATTCTATGGCTCTTTCTTTCCCGAATGTTGCAGGACCgatgttgaagttgataactttgaaatttcgGATGAAACAATCATGCAGTTGGACAGAGAGGGGAAATTCTTGGAATACTTGCATAAACAGCCTGTCAAGACTTGTAATCATGGAATCACTTCACTATGGTGGATCGACTGGATCGGTAATTCTCATAACTTATGGCACCTCTTTGTGATTGGTGGCGTATTAGGACATTATAAGGCTCTGCTGGATATGTTTAAGTACGGTTACGAACATCAATAA